Below is a genomic region from Chelmon rostratus isolate fCheRos1 chromosome 7, fCheRos1.pri, whole genome shotgun sequence.
TATATCCAACAGTCGTCAGTCTGGAGGAAAGTGGGGGACTGATGGAGACCGTCACCGCCACCCCTGGAGCCATGCAGCCAgcatgtttaaaactaaaaaatctGGGCGACGTTCCATCTcctgaaaaatgtatttcccactgcaaaatcacatgaaaacattttgtagGAGACACAGTCGGCGTGTGAGCATTGAATGGCCTGCATGAAAATAGGCCAAGGTTGTGTGATGTCCGCAGGGAGGAAGGAGTAATCTCTGCCAGGAAAAGGGAACATGTAAGCAGGCTGTGATCATGGATCGTTTCGCCAGATAAAACTACATCCCTAGGCCTTTTACATCAGTCAAACTTCAGGGGTTTGGATACAGCTAAGTGCTGTGTGACGTGATTCCCACTTTCACCACCGCTCACTGCGAGCGCTTATGTGCTTATagtctgtgtgctgtttataagctgtatgtgtacatgtgttaGTTGTTACTGTCTGTATCCCAAATTGCAGGGTCATATATGAGCTGGAGCAGCGCAGCTTACTGAAACAGACCTCTCTCActgtaatttttttgtttttcattctctctctcaccctccctcaTTATTACTCTATGTCAacagttgccatggaaactattttgctcttcctctcttcgCTCCTGGTGTGTGTGGCTGGTAAGTGCCCCCCTTGTCatgaaacacacgcacacgcgcacacacctGTGTATACATGCACGCATACATGTGCACACTAGTCGTCCATAGGGAGGCAGTGTTGGGGCAGCGAGTGATGCTACATGAAAAGGCACTCGCTGGGTGTGGGCTTGTAGCAAAACATCAGTTACCACTTCAGGGCTTTGTGTGTGGGTTTCGTGGACCGGCTAGTCattgactgtttgtgtgtgtgtgtgtgtgtgaggtttgtTTGTAGTATGTGATTAAATGTAAGACACGtaaacacatgctcacacattcatacactgcaAACAGATGACGTGGTGCTGTGctgcaaactgttttttgtgGCACTCTGGAGATTGTGCTAGGTAAAAcagaaagatagatagatagatagatagatagatagataaatagatagatagtgtTAAAGTATTTTTCACTCATGGTCTCCTGCCCTGTCCTTTTTCCTTTCACTCTCTGACTCAAACCACTTCccctctcagctgcagcagacccCAGTGCACAGGGTGAGTACAATTGGTTTAATCTCTAATGGGGGGGTCACACAGCCACATAGATGGGCCTACTGGTTTCCGGGTCAGATCAGACCCTCATGGAATGCCCCACTGCAGCGAACAGTGGCAGATGTACAGATTAAGTTACAACATGAGCAGATCCCAATGCTCATtagaaatagatttttttatatatatagagTGAAATCAGCCCTAAAGAGATGAGAGTGTTGGTTGGGTAGGAAAGAGAGATGATGTATCTGTATGAGATGTGTGTAGATTACTTTTCCAAATCCTATCCAAATACAGAATAGTTACAGTTGGTTTATATGGCTTCTAAACTATGATTAAGTTTGGTAACTTAGTACTCCACATGAGcaaaagccctgcattcaaagtctttcttaagtaaaagtaagtaTGAATTAGTAGCAAAGTGCACGTCGGGTGTCAGTGTTTGCTATTATATCTGGTGATTTTGGGGCAATATTACTGTTGCATTAATgtgaatgttgcattttactgctgtagatgagtcctgtgagaaccacgtatctctatAAAGGCAACCTTTCATGTAGTGGCTTAAAAAGTACAAGAGCCTTGAATTTGTGTTGAAATACAGTGGTTGAGTAAATGATCACACTGATTACAAGTCTGCTGCGGGGTAACACACAGCCATGAACATCAATCGTGAGGTGCAGACTTGTCCAAAATATCTTTACGCCAGCTGTTGAAGCACTTGACAATTTACTGAGTggtaaaaacacagacagtgatgCATGCTTCTTTACCACACATAGTGGAAACTGAACTTGAGAGTGTCTCTTGTTTCTGTATTGTGACATATTTTGCAAGTGAAATAGAGCATGTGTGTGGGGTTTAGTTACCAGTGGGATTTGAATCAAAGTGTACGTCATCCATACGATACGTCGCTCACCTGTGTCGCTAGACCAGGAGGTGAAGGCTAAGGCTTCAATGAACAAATGAGACCTCAGCCACATTCATCGGAAATGCAAGAATTTATAGAAGTATAGAAAAGCACTAGAGAAGAGAGATGAATTAACAATTAACACAGGGACACAGAAAATGTACTCTAATTACAACTCTGATACAATGTGAACACCTTAATTCTAAATGTGTGGTTTCGCTCATATTTTCACAGATGGCAAAGAGGAAGTTGAAAACCAATTTGTTTATGGTAAGTTTAGAAGACATTGTCAGGACATGGAGACAGTGTCCACACATAAAACACCTCTTGCAATAAATGTCACACTGATTGatgtctctctcctgctcctctgtggcaTTCTGGCATAAACTTCCTTTGCAGACTACGAGAGCCTGAGGATTGGGGGATTGGCATTCGCTGTGGTGCTCTTCACACTGGGCATTCTTCTCATCCTCAGTAAgttaacctgtgtgtgtgtgtgtgtgtgtgtgcttgtgtatcGTTTTattatgtgcacatgcattcaCGTAATTGAGTGTTGcaatcacattaaaaataattaatgagaaaTTTGTGAGTCTTTACTGCACGTCTACCCTGTTACGTTTTCAGGTAGCGGTGACACGGATACCACATCTAACTAATTAGACCTCTCGTCAACACGACTAattatttcttctgtttctaGGTCGACGATGCCGCTGCAGTATCAACCAGAAGACCAGGTATGTCAGCGTCCCTCTCTGATTTAAAGAAACTTTTcagggcttttattttttgttatacCACATGATTTGCTTACCACGATCCCCTCCTCAGGGCCCCCGGCGAcgaggagaaacaggaggagaacCTGATTGTCCCCATGGGTAAGATGAACATTTTAAACTCTCTGTCAGCTCCTCTCACCTCTGCCTAACCCCCTGACACAAATCCATAATTGAGTTTCCATTTGGGAGTGCCCATAGCGCAGGGGAGGAGGTGGACGATTCCTGCTCACACATGTTGAACTGTCCTGtgtgagtcagacagacagacagagagagagagcaagccTTCAATATAAAGTATAAAATCCAGCTGGCAACCTGTGATGGGTAATTTGTCACAGTTTGCCACCTTAACCCGCCCTGTGGTTTCATTTGAAGAGTTTCATTTCACTGCCAACGtccttttaaatgaaaagaacGACCAACTGCTCGTTCAGTTTTGCAGCATCCATGCTTCATTCCCGGGTTTGAAGTTCATTTTAGGATGTTAACCAGCACGGTTTTAAAAGTCAAAAGTAGAATTCATCAAGTTAGCAGCAATGCTCATTCATATGGTGCTCTCAGAGCAGTTCAAGGATGCTCAGATATCCTTGAACGCACCACCAAAGAAACAAGTTTTATAACAGCTACTTCTTGCTGCTGCGTTAAGCTAAAGCTTGTGAAATGTCTAGAATCTGCGTTATTGGCCTCATTTATGTTTCAAATCTGCGCAAGTTGATTTTCATAACGTGGTTTCATTCATGCCTGAAGGGTCTGAAAGGCACTGGTGGAAGAAGAATTCAGATCCTTTGCCCACATAAATGCAGCAAAACGCAGTAAAAACATCCTCCACTACGAgcaaaagttttgtttttgcagctaaTCTGAAGTAATTCTTACTTGCTGTAAGGGTATTTATTGTATGCATCACATTTGATAAGGCTTTTATATGCCTTGCATAAaaaagtagtggagtaaaaagcacaatattacTCATGTTGTCCTTTAGAAAAAGTCAGCAATACACAATCTTAAGCACTGCATGTGCTCACCAACCCTGAGAGAGTATCAGAACTACCAGCACAGAAGCAGAGAAATATTTGGAAAGAAATGACTGTCGGCAAGTTTAATGTTTTGCACTTGTGCTTCAACTAAATCACTCATCCTTGACCTCTTTCAGCTACGGTGGTTGCAGAGACTGCGGCAGAGAACTGAGGCAGCTCCACCGGACCGAGTGCCTTCTGAAATGATGATCAGTTTGACTTCACACGATCACTGTGACAGTGGAGAAATTGATGATTATGACACCTGGTTATGTGACAGCGTGAGAGGGGAGGTA
It encodes:
- the fxyd6 gene encoding FXYD domain-containing ion transport regulator 6, which encodes METILLFLSSLLVCVAAAADPSAQDGKEEVENQFVYDYESLRIGGLAFAVVLFTLGILLILSRRCRCSINQKTRAPGDEEKQEENLIVPMATVVAETAAEN